The following proteins come from a genomic window of Corynebacterium hansenii:
- a CDS encoding ABC transporter ATP-binding protein: MATVTFERAQLTYPGADEPTVKDLDLDIADGEFLVLVGPSGCGKSTSLRMLAGLEEVTGGRILIDGRDVTRDDPKDRDIAMVFQNYALYPHMSVRENMGFALKLAKVGKAERNGRVEKAAAMLDLTPYLDRKPKDLSGGQRQRVAMGRAIVREPQVFLMDEPLSNLDAKLRVQTRTQVAALQRELGVTTVYVTHDQVEAMTMGDRVAVLDHGVLQQVAPPKELYARPANVFVAGFIGSPSMNLMRGRLDDGAVVIGGRRIPADPAVVGGLGGHSGDVIVGVRPEDTAVAAEAGAPGAADGTAGGIGATVALVEELGADSYVYAHPDDAITGGRGDSGTAAAEPLIARVGDGAAPPLGSRVVLAPDPAKLHLFDAATGNRLN, translated from the coding sequence ATGGCGACCGTCACATTCGAGCGAGCACAGCTCACCTACCCGGGCGCGGACGAGCCCACCGTCAAGGACCTGGATCTGGACATCGCGGACGGCGAATTCCTGGTCCTCGTCGGCCCCTCCGGCTGCGGGAAGTCCACGTCGCTGCGGATGCTCGCGGGGCTGGAGGAGGTGACCGGGGGCCGGATCCTCATCGACGGCCGCGACGTCACCCGCGACGACCCGAAGGACCGGGACATCGCGATGGTGTTCCAGAACTACGCCCTGTACCCGCACATGTCGGTGCGCGAGAACATGGGATTCGCGCTGAAGCTGGCGAAGGTGGGAAAGGCGGAGCGCAACGGGCGCGTGGAGAAGGCCGCCGCGATGCTCGACCTCACCCCCTACCTGGACCGCAAGCCGAAGGATCTGTCCGGCGGCCAGCGCCAGCGCGTGGCCATGGGGCGGGCGATCGTCCGCGAACCGCAGGTGTTCCTCATGGATGAGCCGCTGTCGAACCTCGACGCGAAGCTCCGCGTGCAGACCCGCACGCAGGTCGCCGCTCTCCAGCGCGAGCTGGGCGTGACGACGGTCTACGTCACCCATGACCAGGTGGAGGCCATGACCATGGGCGACCGGGTGGCCGTGCTCGACCACGGGGTGCTGCAGCAGGTCGCCCCGCCGAAGGAGCTGTACGCCCGGCCGGCCAACGTGTTCGTCGCCGGGTTCATCGGTTCGCCGTCGATGAATCTGATGCGGGGCCGGCTTGACGACGGCGCGGTCGTGATCGGAGGCCGCCGCATCCCCGCGGACCCGGCCGTGGTCGGCGGGCTCGGCGGGCACTCCGGGGACGTCATCGTCGGCGTGCGCCCGGAGGACACGGCGGTGGCCGCGGAGGCGGGGGCGCCCGGCGCAGCCGACGGAACAGCCGGCGGCATCGGCGCGACCGTGGCGCTGGTGGAGGAGCTCGGCGCGGATTCCTACGTCTACGCCCACCCGGATGACGCGATCACCGGCGGCCGCGGGGACTCCGGCACCGCCGCGGCCGAGCCGCTCATCGCCCGGGTCGGCGACGGCGCCGCGCCGCCGCTCGGTTCGCGCGTCGTCCTCGCGCCGGACCCGGCGAAACTGCATCTCTTCGACGCGGCCACGGGCAACCGACTGAACTGA
- a CDS encoding DUF222 domain-containing protein, with protein MTGPAGCATDLLAAIATIGEAVEVATGGWDRLDRQQVDDAYAALERARKRMAIIDAEFMKVLRTHHHVPDRAVAKRFAECANTSRAEGRRRAAAHHRLHQWEPQYDSSTNPEYMPAVREKVEQGVIGADAVEKIDRAIRSMPFKIQAELTEKADPHIAELVEKIRVDDLDQLGTMLRALFGIDDPYTDEDRKRNRSIRVGKQGHDGMSKIYGHLTPHLAALFKRLAADHGRPGGLLDDAADDLRTPSQRLHDAVEAALAAGFGRGADPTGGEGWGSDPDGGAPEGGVDSAGGSRPQNDEGPDVDPCPGDGMAPEGGGRAEDDSPSGRGGAVVDPSFGADSDTCYGISDRDGGRTHKRKRGRLTPARGTTSIVAVTTLAELLALNGTASTDTNVQMTVADAVERCDARNLFLQVLDFRGRTLYFGRSRRLGSMDQYLALFGEEGMSSAPMSSAPAASCHMHHIQGWKFGGKTDLPNFTFVDPGTHANTDDSRTDPDKWWSRPGNGPEEPRVVWDPPRSIDPERNSAENEHPAGWCNPGRVIRRENRRRERRPDPEGDALDVS; from the coding sequence ATGACCGGACCAGCGGGATGTGCCACGGACCTCCTCGCCGCCATCGCCACCATCGGCGAGGCGGTCGAGGTGGCGACCGGTGGGTGGGACCGGCTGGATCGGCAGCAGGTCGACGACGCGTACGCGGCCCTGGAGCGGGCGCGCAAGAGGATGGCCATCATCGACGCGGAGTTCATGAAGGTGCTTCGGACGCATCACCATGTGCCGGATCGGGCGGTGGCGAAGAGGTTCGCGGAGTGCGCGAACACGTCGCGCGCCGAGGGTCGCCGGCGTGCCGCGGCGCACCATCGGCTGCATCAGTGGGAGCCCCAGTATGATTCCTCCACCAATCCCGAGTACATGCCTGCGGTGCGGGAGAAGGTGGAACAGGGCGTCATCGGCGCCGATGCGGTGGAGAAGATCGACCGGGCGATTCGCTCCATGCCATTCAAGATCCAGGCGGAACTCACCGAAAAGGCCGATCCCCACATCGCCGAATTGGTGGAGAAGATCCGCGTCGATGACCTCGATCAGCTCGGGACGATGCTGCGCGCGCTGTTCGGGATCGATGACCCGTACACCGACGAGGATCGCAAGCGGAACCGTTCGATCCGCGTGGGCAAGCAGGGCCATGACGGCATGAGCAAGATCTACGGCCATCTCACGCCGCATCTGGCCGCGCTGTTCAAGAGGCTCGCCGCCGATCATGGGCGCCCCGGTGGTTTGCTTGACGACGCCGCGGATGACCTGCGCACACCTTCCCAGCGCCTTCACGACGCCGTGGAAGCCGCGCTGGCCGCGGGGTTCGGTCGCGGCGCCGACCCGACCGGCGGTGAAGGGTGGGGTTCGGATCCGGACGGTGGAGCACCCGAGGGTGGTGTGGACTCCGCGGGAGGTTCTCGGCCGCAAAATGACGAGGGCCCCGACGTGGACCCTTGCCCGGGAGATGGCATGGCGCCCGAGGGCGGTGGCAGGGCCGAGGATGATTCCCCGTCGGGTCGCGGTGGCGCGGTCGTCGATCCGAGCTTCGGTGCGGATTCCGATACGTGCTACGGGATCTCCGACCGTGACGGCGGGCGGACGCACAAGCGGAAGCGTGGTCGTCTGACGCCGGCGCGGGGGACGACCTCGATCGTCGCGGTGACCACGTTGGCGGAGCTGCTGGCGCTCAACGGAACCGCGTCAACGGACACGAACGTGCAGATGACGGTGGCCGATGCCGTCGAGCGTTGCGATGCCCGCAACCTGTTCCTCCAGGTCCTCGATTTCCGGGGCCGGACCCTGTACTTCGGGCGGTCGCGGAGGCTCGGATCGATGGACCAGTACCTCGCTCTCTTCGGAGAGGAGGGGATGAGTTCGGCACCGATGTCCTCGGCGCCGGCGGCGTCGTGCCACATGCACCACATCCAAGGCTGGAAGTTCGGCGGCAAGACCGATCTGCCGAACTTCACGTTCGTCGACCCCGGCACCCACGCGAACACCGACGACTCGAGGACCGACCCCGACAAGTGGTGGTCCCGCCCGGGTAATGGCCCGGAGGAACCCCGGGTCGTGTGGGATCCACCGAGATCCATCGACCCCGAGCGCAATTCGGCCGAAAACGAGCATCCGGCGGGGTGGTGCAACCCCGGCCGGGTGATTCGCAGGGAGAATCGCAGGCGAGAACGGCGCCCCGACCCCGAAGGCGATGCGCTCGACGTGTCCTGA
- a CDS encoding carbohydrate ABC transporter permease encodes MTVAKRMRSWAGNYLAVILILVWGLAPFYWMLVTALRDKAHTFDTTPWFTHVTLQNFEDALATDKGNDFLGAIVNSLVIGAATTLIALAVGVFTAYALARVDFAGKGFVTGIILAASMFPGIALVTPLFQLFGELKWIGTYQALIIPNISFVLPLTVYTLTSFFRDLPWELEEAARVDGATRGQAFRMVILPLATPALFTTAILAFVATWNEFMLARQLSNTATEPVTVAIARFTGPSAFEYPYAATMAAGALVTIPLVIMVLIFQKWIVSGLTAGGVKA; translated from the coding sequence ATGACCGTCGCCAAGCGAATGCGCTCGTGGGCGGGGAACTACCTGGCCGTCATCCTGATCCTGGTGTGGGGTCTGGCGCCCTTCTACTGGATGCTGGTCACCGCGCTGCGGGACAAGGCGCACACGTTCGACACCACCCCGTGGTTCACGCACGTGACGCTGCAGAACTTCGAGGATGCCCTGGCCACCGACAAGGGCAACGACTTCCTGGGCGCCATCGTCAACTCGCTGGTGATTGGCGCGGCGACGACGCTGATCGCGCTGGCGGTCGGCGTCTTCACCGCATACGCGCTGGCGCGGGTGGATTTCGCCGGCAAGGGCTTCGTCACCGGCATCATCCTCGCGGCGTCGATGTTCCCCGGCATCGCGCTGGTCACGCCGTTGTTCCAGCTCTTCGGCGAGCTGAAGTGGATCGGCACCTACCAGGCGCTGATCATCCCGAACATCTCGTTCGTCCTGCCGCTGACGGTGTACACGCTGACCAGCTTTTTCCGCGACCTGCCCTGGGAGCTGGAGGAAGCCGCCCGCGTCGACGGCGCCACCCGCGGCCAGGCGTTCCGCATGGTCATCCTGCCGCTGGCCACGCCGGCGCTGTTCACCACGGCGATCCTGGCGTTCGTGGCCACGTGGAACGAGTTCATGCTCGCCCGCCAGCTGTCGAACACGGCCACGGAGCCCGTCACCGTCGCCATCGCCCGGTTCACCGGCCCATCGGCGTTCGAGTACCCGTACGCGGCGACCATGGCCGCCGGCGCCCTGGTGACCATTCCGCTGGTGATCATGGTGCTGATCTTCCAGAAGTGGATCGTCTCCGGCTTGACGGCCGGCGGCGTGAAGGCGTGA
- a CDS encoding sensor histidine kinase: protein MSEGPSEQRKTPRWADRRLELPAWLRAVVDGAGAFVALAMTRSLDQQYIFGPNAWWPQSFLDYPEWMSPAHLAWVIAAGAVLTVRRLLPMFTSVALPVLLFIHLLALPTTYSAFIVTAFAMFHLGRHCPVRWRRPAWAAVAVFVPAAMLLRGEALVVSWQVALVQTLPALCVLGFFWMWGSNRRRRDQELTSLRDRAELAAIAERTRIAREMHDIVAHSLTAVIAQADGGRFIAAKHPDKAVEALENIASTARDSLGQMRQLLSVLRDPAEDGAVAPLDDGPASARSGPAADSAAGESGGDESARGESGRGASGGGAAEVQFAPMPGLDALPQLVAESTRAGLRVTFEEEGPRPVVGATTQLTIYRIIQESLTNALKHAGHVAVDVRLEWGRRGCTVTVHNDAGPGNVEVEASRSRSGAPRIGRGITGMRERVALHGGTLDIDDAPGGYTVTARLPEEGTR from the coding sequence ATGTCCGAAGGTCCATCCGAACAGCGAAAAACGCCCCGGTGGGCGGATCGCCGCCTGGAGTTGCCCGCGTGGTTGCGGGCGGTGGTCGACGGGGCCGGGGCGTTCGTCGCCCTGGCCATGACCCGCAGCCTGGATCAGCAGTACATATTCGGCCCGAACGCGTGGTGGCCGCAGTCTTTCCTCGACTACCCGGAGTGGATGTCGCCCGCCCATCTGGCGTGGGTGATCGCCGCCGGGGCGGTGCTGACCGTCCGACGGCTGCTGCCCATGTTCACCTCCGTGGCGCTGCCCGTGCTGCTGTTCATCCACTTGCTGGCGTTGCCGACGACGTATTCCGCGTTCATCGTCACCGCCTTCGCCATGTTCCACCTGGGCCGCCATTGCCCCGTGCGGTGGCGCCGGCCCGCCTGGGCCGCGGTGGCGGTGTTCGTGCCCGCGGCGATGCTGCTGCGCGGCGAGGCGCTGGTCGTGTCGTGGCAGGTCGCGCTGGTGCAGACCCTGCCCGCCCTGTGCGTGCTGGGCTTCTTCTGGATGTGGGGTTCCAACCGCCGCCGCCGCGACCAGGAGTTGACGTCCCTTCGCGACCGCGCCGAGCTCGCCGCCATCGCGGAGCGCACGCGCATCGCACGCGAGATGCACGACATCGTCGCCCATTCACTCACGGCCGTGATCGCGCAGGCCGACGGCGGCAGGTTCATCGCCGCCAAGCACCCCGACAAGGCCGTGGAGGCGCTGGAGAACATCGCTTCCACCGCCCGCGATTCCCTGGGGCAGATGCGGCAGTTGCTGTCGGTGCTCCGGGATCCGGCCGAGGACGGGGCGGTTGCCCCGCTTGACGACGGCCCGGCGTCGGCCCGGTCCGGCCCTGCGGCGGATTCGGCCGCGGGTGAGTCGGGCGGGGATGAGTCGGCCCGCGGTGAGTCGGGACGGGGCGCGTCGGGTGGGGGCGCTGCGGAGGTGCAGTTCGCCCCCATGCCCGGCCTGGATGCGCTGCCGCAGCTCGTCGCGGAATCGACGAGGGCGGGACTCCGCGTGACCTTCGAGGAAGAGGGGCCGCGCCCGGTGGTTGGCGCGACGACGCAGCTGACCATCTACCGCATCATCCAGGAGTCCCTGACCAACGCGCTGAAACATGCGGGCCACGTTGCGGTCGACGTGCGGTTGGAGTGGGGTAGGCGCGGCTGCACGGTCACGGTGCACAACGACGCGGGGCCGGGCAACGTCGAGGTGGAGGCGTCGCGAAGCAGAAGCGGCGCGCCGCGCATCGGCCGGGGCATCACGGGAATGCGGGAGCGCGTGGCGCTGCACGGCGGCACGCTGGACATCGATGACGCGCCGGGCGGATACACCGTCACCGCGCGGCTGCCGGAGGAAGGGACGCGATGA
- a CDS encoding carbohydrate ABC transporter permease yields the protein MTMGGTRSRWRSRLKVPLLVGPALAVLAVVIGYPVIRAIWLSFQADRHIDPDTGMFVEGGFAGFQHYLYWITQRCMLSDGTVGTCAPGTLSTDFWPAVGITLFFAVVTVTLETLLGLGMALVMARDFAGRGMLRAAVLVPWAIPTAVTAKLWQFIFADYGIANKLLSPLTGETIRWTTDPWAARSAVIVADVWKTAPFMALLILAGLQMIPRDVHEAARVDGATPWQRFLHITLPLVKPALMVAVLFRTLDALRMYDLPVIMISSSSNSPTATISQLVVDDMRQGNFNSASALSTLVFLLIFGVAFVMIRFLGADVSGSRGMKKSKKSESTEAKQ from the coding sequence ATGACCATGGGCGGGACGCGTTCCCGGTGGAGATCGCGGCTGAAGGTCCCGCTGCTGGTCGGCCCCGCGCTCGCGGTGCTGGCGGTGGTGATCGGCTACCCGGTCATCCGCGCCATCTGGCTGTCCTTCCAGGCCGACCGCCACATCGACCCAGACACGGGGATGTTCGTCGAGGGCGGGTTCGCCGGTTTCCAGCACTACCTGTACTGGATCACGCAGCGCTGCATGCTTTCCGACGGCACCGTGGGCACCTGCGCCCCGGGCACGTTGTCCACGGACTTCTGGCCCGCGGTGGGCATCACGCTGTTCTTCGCCGTCGTGACGGTCACCCTGGAAACCCTGCTGGGCCTGGGCATGGCGCTGGTCATGGCCCGCGATTTCGCGGGGCGCGGCATGCTGCGCGCGGCGGTGCTGGTCCCCTGGGCCATCCCGACGGCCGTGACGGCGAAGCTGTGGCAGTTCATCTTCGCGGACTACGGGATCGCCAACAAGCTGCTGTCGCCGCTGACCGGCGAAACCATCCGCTGGACCACCGACCCGTGGGCGGCGCGCTCGGCGGTCATCGTCGCCGACGTGTGGAAGACGGCGCCGTTCATGGCGCTGCTCATCCTCGCCGGCCTGCAGATGATCCCCCGCGACGTCCACGAGGCGGCCCGCGTCGACGGCGCCACCCCGTGGCAGCGGTTCCTGCACATCACGCTTCCGCTGGTGAAGCCCGCGCTGATGGTGGCGGTGCTGTTCCGCACGCTGGATGCGCTGCGCATGTACGACCTCCCGGTGATCATGATCTCCTCGTCGTCCAACTCCCCGACCGCCACGATCTCGCAGCTCGTCGTCGATGACATGCGGCAGGGCAACTTCAACTCCGCGTCGGCCCTGTCGACGCTGGTGTTCCTGCTGATCTTCGGCGTCGCGTTCGTCATGATCCGTTTCCTCGGCGCCGACGTCTCGGGCTCGCGCGGAATGAAGAAATCCAAGAAGAGCGAGAGCACGGAGGCGAAGCAATGA
- a CDS encoding response regulator — MIRVALADDQSLVRAGFAMVVDSQDDMEVSWQADDGAGAVALAAHDAPDVILMDIRMPGVDGIEATRRILGAAGPRGAVDAQGGDEAQGADGPGGGPRILVLTTFDIDEYVTDAIAAGASGFLLKDAAPEELLAAIRDVAAGDSALSARSAARLIAQVRPMLGKGAETRGDGPSSSGTAGEAGIRDDLPDPLTLREEEILRLIALGRTNAEIAEELYIAMPTVKTHVGRILMKTGARDRVHAVLFALSTGRVGVGELE; from the coding sequence GTGATCCGGGTGGCGCTGGCCGATGATCAGTCGCTGGTGCGCGCCGGTTTCGCGATGGTCGTCGATTCGCAGGATGACATGGAGGTTTCGTGGCAGGCCGATGATGGCGCGGGCGCCGTGGCGCTGGCCGCCCACGACGCGCCAGACGTGATCCTCATGGACATCCGGATGCCCGGCGTCGACGGCATCGAGGCCACCAGGCGGATTCTCGGCGCGGCCGGCCCCCGGGGTGCGGTCGATGCGCAAGGAGGGGATGAGGCGCAGGGTGCGGATGGGCCGGGTGGCGGCCCGAGGATCCTCGTGCTGACCACCTTCGACATCGACGAATACGTCACCGACGCCATCGCCGCCGGCGCCTCCGGATTCCTACTCAAGGATGCGGCGCCGGAAGAGTTGCTGGCCGCGATCCGCGACGTGGCAGCGGGTGATTCGGCGCTGTCGGCGAGGTCGGCCGCGCGCCTGATCGCGCAGGTCCGGCCGATGCTCGGGAAGGGCGCGGAAACGAGGGGCGATGGGCCGTCGTCAAGCGGGACCGCCGGGGAGGCGGGGATCCGCGACGACCTGCCGGACCCGCTGACGCTGCGCGAAGAGGAGATCCTGCGGCTGATCGCGCTCGGGCGGACGAACGCCGAGATCGCGGAGGAGCTGTACATCGCGATGCCGACCGTGAAGACGCACGTCGGGCGCATCCTGATGAAAACCGGCGCCCGCGACCGCGTCCACGCCGTGTTGTTCGCGCTGAGCACCGGGCGCGTCGGCGTCGGCGAGCTGGAGTAG
- a CDS encoding ABC transporter substrate-binding protein: protein MVSFRKSLLAGITATGLVLAGCSSDGDGGGAGNAAANEGQDARGPITFAMGKNDIEKVQKIAERWNAEHPDEKVKIHELAGEADAQREALVQSLEASSGEFDVMALDVTWTAEFAANGYLVPLQDAMKVDTDGLLKPAVESATYNGTLYAVPQNTNGQLLFRNTELIPEAPKDWEGLRKSCEPLPEDKGCLTLQLSQYEGLSVNTLDAIHAWGGSLIDDQGKVTVDSPEAKAGLQALVDAYGDGTITKESTGATEEETMQAFTNEKSAYAVNWPYMFDAAGETPVAGKFEVTPLVGPNGVGASTLGGYNNGINAHSKHKATARDFIEYVISEQSQMGFAEESFPPVLASIYDDQKLIEKFPYLPALKESLENAKPRPVSPYYNAMSKAIQDNAYAAINGSKDVDKAIADMKAALEQASK from the coding sequence ATGGTCTCATTCCGCAAGTCGCTCCTCGCCGGCATCACCGCCACCGGCCTGGTGCTCGCCGGCTGTTCCTCCGATGGCGACGGCGGCGGCGCCGGCAACGCCGCGGCCAACGAGGGCCAGGACGCCCGCGGCCCGATCACCTTCGCGATGGGCAAGAACGACATCGAGAAGGTGCAGAAGATCGCCGAGCGCTGGAACGCGGAGCATCCCGACGAGAAGGTCAAGATCCACGAGCTGGCCGGCGAGGCCGACGCGCAGCGCGAGGCCCTCGTCCAGTCGCTGGAGGCCTCGTCGGGCGAGTTCGACGTGATGGCCCTGGACGTCACGTGGACCGCGGAGTTCGCCGCCAACGGGTACCTCGTGCCCTTGCAGGACGCCATGAAGGTCGACACCGACGGGCTGCTGAAGCCGGCCGTCGAGTCCGCCACCTACAACGGCACCCTTTACGCGGTGCCGCAGAACACCAACGGCCAGCTGCTGTTCCGCAACACCGAGCTGATCCCCGAGGCCCCGAAGGATTGGGAGGGCCTGCGCAAGTCCTGCGAGCCGCTGCCGGAGGACAAGGGCTGCCTGACGCTGCAGCTGTCGCAGTACGAGGGCCTGAGCGTCAACACCCTCGACGCCATCCACGCCTGGGGCGGTTCCCTCATCGATGACCAGGGCAAGGTCACGGTCGACTCCCCCGAGGCGAAGGCGGGCCTGCAGGCGCTGGTCGACGCCTACGGCGACGGCACCATCACCAAGGAGTCCACGGGCGCGACGGAGGAGGAGACCATGCAGGCCTTCACCAACGAGAAGTCCGCGTACGCCGTGAACTGGCCGTACATGTTCGACGCCGCCGGCGAGACCCCGGTGGCCGGCAAGTTCGAGGTCACCCCGCTGGTCGGCCCGAACGGCGTCGGCGCGTCCACCCTGGGCGGCTACAACAACGGCATCAACGCCCACTCGAAGCACAAGGCCACGGCCCGCGACTTCATCGAGTACGTCATCTCCGAGCAGAGCCAGATGGGCTTCGCCGAGGAGTCCTTCCCGCCGGTGCTGGCCTCGATCTACGACGATCAGAAGCTGATCGAGAAGTTCCCGTACCTGCCGGCGCTGAAGGAGTCGCTGGAGAACGCCAAGCCGCGCCCGGTGTCGCCGTACTACAACGCCATGTCCAAGGCCATCCAGGACAACGCGTACGCCGCCATCAACGGCAGCAAGGACGTGGACAAGGCCATCGCCGACATGAAGGCCGCTCTGGAGCAGGCCTCGAAGTAG